In Methylobacterium aquaticum, a single genomic region encodes these proteins:
- a CDS encoding cytochrome c biogenesis CcdA family protein: protein MTLEGLIQPLASGVGGPAALWVTFLAGLLASAVCPCTLPVGLGLASVASASEAGSRRSGLQVAGAFFAGIVLSLAVLGAVAGHLGALATEAFGRGWALFMALLSFASALLAFLWPRMRIDGLTAWRRPGLFGAFAYGLVFSVGTSVAPLLLLLTVAASDGDLGRGILLAFVFGLGRGLPFLAAGVAGGAVTRLARLGLWGRTLQIFSGGALLMVGAYYAQVYADLV from the coding sequence GTGACGCTCGAAGGACTGATCCAGCCGCTCGCGTCCGGCGTTGGCGGACCCGCGGCGCTGTGGGTCACCTTCCTGGCGGGGCTCCTGGCCAGCGCGGTCTGCCCCTGCACGCTACCGGTGGGGCTCGGCCTCGCCAGCGTGGCGAGCGCCTCCGAGGCCGGATCGCGACGCTCAGGGCTTCAGGTCGCCGGAGCCTTCTTCGCCGGAATCGTCCTGAGCCTCGCCGTTCTCGGAGCGGTGGCGGGCCATCTCGGCGCCCTGGCCACCGAGGCGTTCGGCAGGGGTTGGGCCCTCTTCATGGCCCTCCTCTCGTTCGCGTCGGCGCTGCTGGCGTTCCTGTGGCCCCGGATGCGCATCGACGGTCTCACCGCCTGGCGCCGGCCCGGCCTCTTCGGCGCCTTCGCCTACGGGCTGGTGTTCAGCGTCGGCACCTCGGTGGCGCCCCTGCTTCTCCTGCTTACGGTCGCCGCGTCTGACGGGGACCTGGGACGGGGCATCCTGCTCGCCTTCGTGTTCGGCCTCGGCCGGGGTCTGCCGTTCCTGGCCGCTGGGGTGGCCGGAGGGGCCGTCACGCGGCTGGCGCGCCTCGGCCTATGGGGCCGGACCCTGCAAATCTTCAGCGGCGGGGCCCTTCTCATGGTCGGCGCCTACTACGCCCAGGTCTACGCGGACCTTGTCTGA
- a CDS encoding MFS transporter, which translates to MMSATPDLPDIQLERLLRLLAAATFVIFFQAFMVAPILPQLGAAFGTSPERVGLIVPAYLVPYGVATLVYGLLADRLGIWRIMAASLTAFAVLSVLTTTAGSVEQLAFWRVLTGLGASGVVPLALVLVARLFPYERRGRPLGWLFGAMAGGMAFGSTFGALLEPYLGWRGLFLAVGAAGAAILFVLIPARGIIPGATSNAASLGMLVRGYRDLLASSRGRRTYATVLLNSMFHSGVFTWLGLYFERRYGLGPMGVGLALLGYGIPGLLLGPFIGRMADRQGRGRLLPLGLLLGSLAAAALILDAPLLPAALAVTVLSLGYDMTQPLLAGIVTAFGGKRPGQAMGLNVCLLFVGFGVGSLLFGWALRYDFGIALALFAAAELALAITAIRLFRAETRPATEARG; encoded by the coding sequence ATGATGTCAGCGACACCCGACTTGCCGGATATCCAGCTGGAGCGCCTGCTTCGGCTGCTTGCGGCCGCCACCTTCGTCATCTTCTTCCAGGCGTTCATGGTCGCCCCGATCCTGCCGCAGCTCGGGGCGGCGTTCGGGACCTCGCCGGAGAGGGTCGGCCTGATCGTGCCGGCCTATCTGGTCCCGTACGGGGTGGCGACGCTGGTCTACGGCCTCCTGGCGGACCGCCTCGGCATCTGGCGCATCATGGCGGCCTCCCTGACGGCCTTCGCCGTACTGAGCGTCCTGACCACCACGGCTGGGTCCGTCGAGCAACTCGCGTTTTGGCGGGTACTGACCGGGCTCGGGGCGAGCGGCGTCGTTCCGCTGGCGCTCGTCCTCGTCGCCCGGCTTTTCCCCTACGAGCGACGCGGGCGCCCCCTCGGCTGGCTCTTCGGCGCCATGGCCGGCGGCATGGCCTTCGGATCGACCTTCGGCGCGCTGCTCGAACCCTATCTCGGATGGCGCGGCCTCTTCCTGGCCGTCGGGGCGGCAGGGGCGGCGATCCTGTTCGTTCTCATACCGGCCCGCGGAATCATCCCAGGCGCAACGTCGAACGCGGCAAGCCTCGGTATGTTGGTACGCGGGTATCGGGATCTTCTGGCTTCCTCACGCGGGCGGCGCACCTACGCCACCGTCCTGCTGAACTCGATGTTCCACTCCGGCGTGTTCACCTGGCTCGGGCTGTATTTCGAGCGACGCTACGGCCTAGGTCCAATGGGGGTCGGCCTCGCCCTCTTGGGTTACGGCATTCCTGGGCTCCTGCTCGGCCCGTTCATCGGCCGGATGGCGGATCGGCAGGGCCGCGGCCGCCTCCTGCCGCTTGGGCTCCTCCTGGGTTCGCTCGCGGCGGCGGCGCTGATCCTCGACGCGCCCCTGCTCCCGGCGGCGCTGGCGGTGACGGTCCTATCCCTCGGCTACGACATGACCCAGCCCCTCCTCGCCGGCATCGTCACGGCGTTCGGCGGCAAGCGCCCGGGGCAGGCCATGGGCCTGAACGTCTGTCTCCTCTTCGTCGGGTTTGGAGTGGGCAGCCTGCTCTTCGGCTGGGCGCTTCGCTACGACTTCGGGATTGCCCTGGCGCTGTTCGCGGCCGCGGAACTGGCGCTTGCCATCACCGCAATCCGGCTCTTCCGAGCAGAGACCCGGCCAGCCACGGAAGCCCGAGGATAA
- a CDS encoding heavy-metal-associated domain-containing protein has product MSNDTNAPLTEVTLSVPGMMCDGCAEKVRDALLAVPGVRQAKSSARRKRASVRFEPSRVGPAEIRSALADKGFESEEARA; this is encoded by the coding sequence ATGAGCAACGACACGAACGCCCCTCTCACGGAGGTCACGCTGTCCGTGCCGGGCATGATGTGCGACGGCTGCGCCGAGAAGGTGCGGGACGCGCTCCTGGCCGTACCCGGCGTCCGGCAGGCGAAGTCCAGCGCCCGGCGCAAGCGTGCCTCCGTCCGCTTCGAGCCGTCCCGGGTCGGGCCTGCAGAGATCCGGTCGGCCCTCGCGGACAAAGGGTTCGAGAGCGAGGAGGCCCGGGCATGA